TTCCTATCCAAGTAAATTGACAAGTATGATTTTCTTCCACATGGATTAGATCCCACAAAAACAAGACTAACTCTTTCAGTAATAAACCCTTTCAAATAAGGGCTGATTGTCTCTATCTCTCTCATGATTCTTGAGGAATTAATAATTCAAACAAATGCTTTTGAAACATgtatatttcataaatatttattgcTTTAGAATACAAACATTCTAATTATTGATGACATAGGACTAAGTGAAATGCATATgatcaaaaactagaaaaataaaaggagaatgCTTGCAAGAACTACAAGCTAAACAAGCAAATATGATGTATGGATTCATATATATTCAACATTTTGTCATCTtatcaagaaaaagaaattatatcCAACGTCTAGTCCTATATTTGGACAAAAGAAGTGCAAAAGGAGCCATCTAAGCAGAAATCTTACCAGCTAACGACGTCCTTGGTCAGATATTGTTAGAGGGCTAACAAGGCTCTCTAAATAGATTTCTTCTACCTCAACATCAGCATTGTGCTCTAGTTTTCTGGTTGAGCCGTCTATTATCATGATAAATGaggaatttaaaattaaaatgtcaCCCTTATTTGACTCACAAAAATGCATAGAGAATGTGTAAATGGGTGAAGGAAACAGATATGGCCCAGCACGTTGAGGAAATTTGATGGTGAACAGTTTTGTCCAGGAACTGCAATCCTTCAAAATCCATACGTCAGTAGTAGTAGCACCTGAATGACAAGTATAAATCAGAGAAAGATCTATTCCCATGACTCCCAGTTTGAAATTAGACTTGTCTTGTCCACAAAAGGGAAGTGCCACACTTCCCCACGTCTCGTCTGCTAAGTCAAAAGAAATGATTTTGGACACAATGTAAGTGCTAATACCAGTGGATGAAGACCAATAAAGCTTCCCGTTGACATATTTACCCAAACGATTAATTAGAAAGATGCCCTGAAAGTGCTCATGGACTGTCGTCCATGAATCACTCCTCAAACTGTGAATGGTGACCACATGATGGGAGGAATTACGACAGCAACTGATAAATTGAGCTTTGTAATCATCATGTGACTCATCATATCCAAAACCACATTTGGCAGCTAAAGAGGAACCCCACATCACAT
This genomic interval from Capsicum annuum cultivar UCD-10X-F1 unplaced genomic scaffold, UCD10Xv1.1 ctg4882, whole genome shotgun sequence contains the following:
- the LOC107846657 gene encoding F-box/kelch-repeat protein At3g23880-like; the encoded protein is MPGKWGVDCPISSACVVGSANGLVFLFNQRETCILNPTIRKSKKLYVMWGSSLAAKCGFGYDESHDDYKAQFISCCRNSSHHVVTIHSLRSDSWTTVHEHFQGIFLINRLGKYVNGKLYWSSSTGISTYIVSKIISFDLADETWGSVALPFCGQDKSNFKLGVMGIDLSLIYTCHSGATTTDVWILKDCSSWTKLFTIKFPQRAGPYLFPSPIYTFSMHFCESNKGDILILNSSFIMIIDGSTRKLEHNADVEVEEIYLESLVSPLTISDQGRR